From a region of the Corallococcus coralloides DSM 2259 genome:
- a CDS encoding carbon-nitrogen hydrolase family protein: MTPSLDLFAIQPRVTLDDHASQETFASHHRALAARVDALRPRDASGRPLNPALAVWPEMVGAALGLMGHLSRVRRRKTTNGALTRVALAEWRGMLRTWSAFHPPTLEECLYATVAPRVHRAMYETFSGIARDFGLWVVAGSALLPTNRLGPDTPEYEPAGARTFNTSYTFSPDGHCVAVTRKVNLVPTQEDVLHLSPGRPEDLPVLDTPFGKLGTLICYDGFREPHTSGEPYFVPCAQYLDALGVEVLAQPSANAWSWDAPWAFNAPGETQLRSEQWFNEGLFTQLRTLKRVRYAVNPQLTGGFFDNTFEAPSLILERRGPDDVHVLAQSADPRGEDVLHVTVPR, translated from the coding sequence GTGACCCCCTCCCTCGACCTGTTCGCCATCCAGCCGCGTGTCACGCTCGATGACCATGCCTCCCAGGAGACGTTCGCCTCGCACCACCGGGCGCTCGCGGCCCGCGTGGACGCACTGCGCCCCCGGGATGCTTCGGGCCGGCCGTTGAACCCGGCGCTCGCCGTCTGGCCGGAGATGGTGGGCGCGGCGCTGGGACTGATGGGGCACCTGTCGCGCGTGCGCCGCCGCAAGACGACGAACGGTGCCCTGACGCGCGTGGCGCTCGCGGAGTGGCGGGGCATGCTCCGCACGTGGAGCGCCTTCCATCCACCGACGCTGGAGGAGTGCCTCTACGCCACGGTGGCGCCGCGCGTTCACCGCGCCATGTACGAGACCTTCTCCGGCATCGCGCGCGACTTCGGCCTGTGGGTGGTGGCCGGCAGCGCGCTCTTGCCCACGAACCGCCTGGGCCCGGACACCCCCGAGTACGAGCCCGCGGGCGCGCGCACCTTCAACACCAGCTACACGTTCTCACCGGACGGGCACTGCGTGGCCGTCACGCGCAAGGTGAACCTGGTGCCCACGCAGGAGGACGTGCTGCACCTGAGCCCGGGCCGTCCGGAGGACCTGCCCGTGCTGGACACGCCTTTCGGGAAGCTGGGGACGCTCATCTGCTACGACGGTTTCCGCGAACCCCACACGTCCGGCGAGCCCTACTTCGTGCCCTGCGCGCAGTACCTGGACGCGCTGGGCGTGGAGGTGCTCGCGCAGCCCTCCGCCAACGCCTGGAGCTGGGACGCGCCCTGGGCCTTCAACGCGCCCGGCGAGACGCAGCTGCGCAGCGAGCAGTGGTTCAACGAGGGCCTCTTCACGCAGCTGCGCACCCTGAAGCGCGTGCGCTACGCGGTGAACCCGCAGCTCACCGGCGGCTTCTTCGACAACACGTTCGAAGCGCCCTCGCTCATCCTGGAGCGCCGGGGGCCGGACGACGTGCACGTGCTCGCCCAGTCCGCGGATCCGCGCGGCGAGGACGTGCTCCACGTCACCGTGCCCCGCTAG